From Pan troglodytes isolate AG18354 chromosome 11, NHGRI_mPanTro3-v2.0_pri, whole genome shotgun sequence, the proteins below share one genomic window:
- the MAMDC4 gene encoding apical endosomal glycoprotein isoform X10, whose product MPLPSHLLPALVLFLGHLAVNLPAAGSSGWAWVPNHCRSPGQAVCNFVCDCRDCSDEAQCGYHGASPTLGAPFACDFEQDPCGWQDISTSGYSWLRDRAGAALEGPGPHSDHTLGTDLGWYMAVGTHRGKEASTAALRSPTLREAASSCKLRLWYHAASGDVAELRVELIHGAETLTLWQSTGPWGPGWQELAVTTGRIRGDFRPPRPTVPWDTTTARTRSAWSPSSCATGKTTAGTCLMRTHSPVVRPEWGPRVRLGDWTPRWGPWHSSRRGYLGSLDGPSRVVVARAPLELGPYGFRKHCLVALIRPPPALGRHIATDFETGLGPWNRSEGWSWNHRAGGPERPSWPRRDHSRNSAQGSFLVSVAEPGTPAILSSPEFQASGTSNCSLVFYQYLRGSEAGCLQLFLQTLGPSTPRAPVLLRRRRGELGTAWVRDRVDIQSAHPFQILLAGQTGPGGVVGLDDLILSDHCRPVSEVSTLQPLPPGPRAPAPQPLPPSSRLQDSCKQGHLACGDLCVPPEQLCDFEEQCAGGEDEQACGTTDFESPEAGGWEDASVGRLQWRRVSAQESQGSSAAAAGHFLSLQRAWGQLGTEARVLTPLLGPSGPSCELHLAYYLQSQPREVSCNFERDTCSWYPGHLSDTHWRWVESRGPDHDHTTGQGHFVLLDPTDPLAWGHSAHLLSRPQVPAAPMECLSFWYHLHGPQIGTLRLAMRREGEETHLWSRSGTQGNRWHEAWATLSHQPGSHAQYQLLFEGLRDGYHGTMALDDVAVRPGPCWAPNYCSFEDSDCGFSPGGQGLWRRQANASGHAAWGPPTDHTTETAQGHYMVVDTSPDALPRGQTASLTSKEHRPLAQPACLTFWYHGSLRSPGTLRVYLEERGKHQVLSLSAHGGLAWRLGSVDVQAERAWRVVFEAVAAGVAHSYVALDDLLLQDGPCPQPGGSPAVASALLWGACLALSLRSRGAQGLGRGAAPLTHPCPAGSCDFESGLCGWSHLAWPGLGGYSWDWGGGATPSRYPQPPVDHTLGTEAGHFAFFETGVLGPGGRAAWLRSEPLPATPASCLRFWYHMGFPEHFYKGELKVLLHSAQGQLAVWGAGGHRRHQWLEAQVEVASAKEFQIVFEATLGGQPALGPIALDDVEYLAGQHCQQPAPSPGNTAAPGSLPAVVGSALLLLMLLVLLGLGGRRWLQKRGSCPFQSNTEATAPGFDNILFNADGVTLPASVTSDP is encoded by the exons atgcctctgcccagccacctgCTGCCCGCCTTGGTCCTGTTCCTGG GCCACCTGGCTGTCAACCTCCCAGCAGCAGGGTCCTCAGGCTGGGCCTGGGTCCCCAACCACTGCAGGAGCCCTGGCCAGGCCGTGTGCAACTTCGTGTGTGACTGCAGGGACTGCTCAGATGAGGCCCAGTGTG GTTACCACGGGGCCTCGCCCACCCTAGGCGCCCCCTTCGCCTGTGACTTCGAGCAGGACCCCTGCGGCTGGCAGGACATTAGTACCTCAGGCTACAGCTGGCTCCGAGACAGGGCAGGGGCCGCACTGGAGGGTCCTGGGCCTCACTCAGACCACACACTGGGCACCGACTTGG GCTGGTACATGGCCGTTGGAACCCACCGAGGGAAAGAGGCATCCACCGCAGCCCTGCGCTCGCCAACCCTGCGAGAGGCAGCCTCCTCCTGCAAGCTGAGGCTCTGGTACCACGCGGCCTCTGGAG ATGTGGCTGAACTGCGGGTGGAGCTGATCCATGGCGCAGAGACCCTGACCCTGTGGCAGAGCACAGGGCCCTGGGGCCCTGGCTGGCAGGAGTTGGCAGTGACCACAGGCCGCATCCGGGGTGACTTCCGA CCCCCCAGGCCAACTGTCCCCTGGGACACCACCACTGCCAGAACAAGGTCTGCGTGGAGCCCCAGCAGCTGTGCGACGGGGAAGACAACTGCGGGGACCTGTCTGATGAGAACCCACTCACCTGTGGTGAGGCCAGAGTGGGGGCCCAGAGTGAGGCTGGGAGACTGGACGCCTCGGTGGGGGCCCTGGCACTCATCCAGGAGGGGGTACCTTGGATCCTTGGATGGTCCTTCTCGGGTTGTGGTTGCCAGGGCCCCCCTGGAGCTGGGGCCATACGGCTTCAGGAAGCACTGCCTGGTGGCCCTGATACGCCCACCTCCTGCCCTAGGCCGCCACATAGCCACCGACTTTGAGACAGGCCTGGGCCCATGGAACCGCTCGGAAGGCTGGTCCTGGAACCACCGCGCTGGTGGTCCTGAGCGCCCCTCCTGGCCACGCCGTGACCACAGCCGGAACAGTGCACAGG GCTCCTTCCTGGTCTCCGTGGCCGAGCCTGGCACCCCTGCTATACTCTCCAGCCCCGAATTCCAAGCCTCAGGCACCTCCAACTGCTCG CTGGTCTTCTATCAGTACCTGCGTGGGTCTGAGGCTGGCTGCCTCCAGCTGTTCCTGCAGACTCTGGGGCCCAGCACCCCCCGGGCCCCCGTCCTGCTGCGGAGGCGCCGAGGGGAGCTGGGGACCGCCTGGGTCCGAGACCGTGTTGACATCCAGAGCGCCCACCCCTTCCAG ATCCTCCTGGCCGGGCAGACAGGCCCGGGGGGCGTCGTGGGTCTGGACGACCTCATCCTGTCTGACCACTGCAGACCAGTCTCGG AGGTGTCCACCCTGCAGCCACTGCCTCCTGGGCCCCGggccccagccccccagcccctgccgCCCAGCTCGCGGCTCCAGGATTCCTGCAAGCAGGGGCATCTTGCCTGCGGGGACCTGTGTGTGCCCCCGGAACAACTGTGTGACTTCGAGGAGCAGTGCGCAGGGGGCGAGGACGAGCAGGCCTGCG GCACCACAGACTTTGAGTCCCCCGAGGCCGGGGGCTGGGAGGACGCCAGCGTGGGGCGGCTGCAGTGGCGGCGTGTCTCAGCCCAGGAGAGCCAGGGGTCCAGTGCAGCTGCTGCTG GGCACTTCCTGTCTCTGCAGCGGGCCTGGGGGCAGCTAGGCACTGAGGCCCGGGTCCTCACACCCCTCCTTGGCCCTTCTGGCCCCAGCTGTGAGCTCCACCTGGCTTATTATTTACAGAGTCAGCCCCGAG aggtCTCCTGTAACTTTGAGCGGGACACATGCAGCTGGTACCCAGGCCACCTCTCAGACACACACTGGCGCTGGGTGGAGAGCCGCGGCCCTGACCACGACCACACCACAGGCCAAG GCCACTTTGTGCTCCTGGACCCCACAGACCCCCTGGCCTGGGGCCACAGTGCCCACCTGCTCTCTAGGCCCCAGGTGCCAGCAGCACCCATGGAGTGTCTCAGCTTCTGGTACCACCTCCATGGGCCCCAGATTG GGACTCTGCGCCTAGCCATGAGACGGGAAGGGGAGGAGACACACCTGTGGTCGCGgtcaggcacccagggcaaccgcTGGCACGAGGCCTGGGCCACCCTTTCCCACCAGCCTGGCTCCCATGCCCAGTACCAG CTGCTGTTCGAGGGCCTCCGGGACGGATACCACGGCACCATGGCGCTGGACGATGTGGCCGTGCGGCCAGGCCCCTGCTGGGCCCCTAATTACTGCTCCTTTGAGGACTCAGACTGCGGCTTCTCCCCTGGAGGCCAAGGTCTCTGGAGGCGGCAGGCCAATGCCTCGGGCCATGCTGCCTGGGGCCCCCCAACAGACCATACCACTGAGACAGCCCAAG GGCACTACATGGTGGTGGACACAAGCCCAGACGCACTACCCCGGGGCCAGACGGCCTCCCTGACCTCCAAGGAGCACAGGCCCCTGGCCCAGCCTGCTTGTCTGACCTTCTGGTACCACGGGAGCCTCCGCAGCCCAG GCACCCTGCGGGTCTACCTGGAGGAGCGCGGGAAGCACCAGGTGCTCAGCCTCAGTGCCCACGGCGGGCTTGCCTGGCGCCTGGGCAGCGTGGACGTGCAGGCCGAGCGAGCCTGGAGG GTGGTGTTTGAGGCAGTGGCCGCAGGCGTGGCACACTCCTACGTGGCTCTGGATGATCTGCTCCTCCAGGACGGGCCCTGCCCTCAGCCAGGTGGGAGCCCTGCCGTGGCCTCGGCCCTGCTCTGGGGCGCCTGCCTAGCCCTTTCCCTTCGTAGTCGTGGTGCCCAGGGCTTGGGCCGTGGGGCAGCACCACTCACCCACCCATGTCCTGCAGGTTCCTGTGATTTTGAGTCTGGCCTGTGTGGCTGgagccacctggcctggcccGGCCTGGGCGGATACAGCTGGGACTGGGGCGGGGGAGCCACCCCCTCTCGTTACCCCCAGCCCCCTGTGGACCACACCCTGGGCACAGAGGCAG GCCACTTTGCCTTCTTTGAAACGGGCGTGCTGGGCCCCGGGGGCCGGGCCGCCTGGCTGCGCAGCGAGCCTCTGCcggccaccccagcctcctgcctccgCTTCTGGTACCACATGGGTTTTCCTGAGCACTTCT ACAAGGGGGAGCTGAAGGTGCTGCTGCACAGTGCTCAGGGCCAGCTGGCTGTGTGGGGCGCAGGCGGGCATCGGCGGCACCAGTGGCTGGAGGCCCAGGTGGAGGTAGCCAGTGCCAAGGAGTTCCAG ATCGTGTTTGAAGCCACTCTGGGCGGCCAGCCAGCCCTGGGGCCCATTGCCCTGGATGACGTGGAGTATCTGGCCGGGCAGCATTGCCAGCAGCCTGCCCCCAGCCCGG GGAACACAGCCGCACCCGGGTCTCTGCCAGCTGTGGTTGGCAGTGCCCTCCTATTGCTCATGCTCCTGGTGCTGCTGGGACTTGGGGGACGGCGCTGGCTGCAGAAGAGGGGGAGCTGCCCCTTCCAGAGCAACACAGAGGCCACAGCCCCCGGCTTTGACAACATCCTTTTCAATGCG gATGGTGTCACCCTCCCGGCATCTGTCACCAGCGATCCGTAG
- the MAMDC4 gene encoding apical endosomal glycoprotein isoform X6 has protein sequence MPLPSHLLPALVLFLAAGSSGWAWVPNHCRSPGQAVCNFVCDCRDCSDEAQCGYHGASPTLGAPFACDFEQDPCGWQDISTSGYSWLRDRAGAALEGPGPHSDHTLGTDLGWYMAVGTHRGKEASTAALRSPTLREAASSCKLRLWYHAASGDVAELRVELIHGAETLTLWQSTGPWGPGWQELAVTTGRIRGDFRVTFSATRNATHRGAVALDDLEFWDCGLPTPQANCPLGHHHCQNKVCVEPQQLCDGEDNCGDLSDENPLTCGRHIATDFETGLGPWNRSEGWSWNHRAGGPERPSWPRRDHSRNSAQGSFLVSVAEPGTPAILSSPEFQASGTSNCSLVFYQYLRGSEAGCLQLFLQTLGPSTPRAPVLLRRRRGELGTAWVRDRVDIQSAHPFQILLAGQTGPGGVVGLDDLILSDHCRPVSEVSTLQPLPPGPRAPAPQPLPPSSRLQDSCKQGHLACGDLCVPPEQLCDFEEQCAGGEDEQACGTTDFESPEAGGWEDASVGRLQWRRVSAQESQGSSAAAAGHFLSLQRAWGQLGTEARVLTPLLGPSGPSCELHLAYYLQSQPRGFLALVVVDSGSRELAWQALSSSAGIWKVDKVLLGARRRPFRLEFVGLVDLDGPDQQGAGVDNVTLRDCSPTVTTERDREVSCNFERDTCSWYPGHLSDTHWRWVESRGPDHDHTTGQGHFVLLDPTDPLAWGHSAHLLSRPQVPAAPMECLSFWYHLHGPQIGTLRLAMRREGEETHLWSRSGTQGNRWHEAWATLSHQPGSHAQYQLLFEGLRDGYHGTMALDDVAVRPGPCWAPNYCSFEDSDCGFSPGGQGLWRRQANASGHAAWGPPTDHTTETAQGMGAWQGQGLRGWPGAGRLMLAPPGHYMVVDTSPDALPRGQTASLTSKEHRPLAQPACLTFWYHGSLRSPGTLRVYLEERGKHQVLSLSAHGGLAWRLGSVDVQAERAWRVVFEAVAAGVAHSYVALDDLLLQDGPCPQPGGSPAVASALLWGACLALSLRSRGAQGLGRGAAPLTHPCPAGSCDFESGLCGWSHLAWPGLGGYSWDWGGGATPSRYPQPPVDHTLGTEAGHFAFFETGVLGPGGRAAWLRSEPLPATPASCLRFWYHMGFPEHFYKGELKVLLHSAQGQLAVWGAGGHRRHQWLEAQVEVASAKEFQIVFEATLGGQPALGPIALDDVEYLAGQHCQQPAPSPGNTAAPGSLPAVVGSALLLLMLLVLLGLGGRRWLQKRGSCPFQSNTEATAPGFDNILFNADGVTLPASVTSDP, from the exons atgcctctgcccagccacctgCTGCCCGCCTTGGTCCTGTTCCTGG CAGCAGGGTCCTCAGGCTGGGCCTGGGTCCCCAACCACTGCAGGAGCCCTGGCCAGGCCGTGTGCAACTTCGTGTGTGACTGCAGGGACTGCTCAGATGAGGCCCAGTGTG GTTACCACGGGGCCTCGCCCACCCTAGGCGCCCCCTTCGCCTGTGACTTCGAGCAGGACCCCTGCGGCTGGCAGGACATTAGTACCTCAGGCTACAGCTGGCTCCGAGACAGGGCAGGGGCCGCACTGGAGGGTCCTGGGCCTCACTCAGACCACACACTGGGCACCGACTTGG GCTGGTACATGGCCGTTGGAACCCACCGAGGGAAAGAGGCATCCACCGCAGCCCTGCGCTCGCCAACCCTGCGAGAGGCAGCCTCCTCCTGCAAGCTGAGGCTCTGGTACCACGCGGCCTCTGGAG ATGTGGCTGAACTGCGGGTGGAGCTGATCCATGGCGCAGAGACCCTGACCCTGTGGCAGAGCACAGGGCCCTGGGGCCCTGGCTGGCAGGAGTTGGCAGTGACCACAGGCCGCATCCGGGGTGACTTCCGA GTGACCTTCTCTGCCACCCGAAATGCCACCCACAGGGGCGCTGTGGCTCTAGATGACCTAGAGTTCTGGGACTGTGGTCTGCCCA CCCCCCAGGCCAACTGTCCCCTGGGACACCACCACTGCCAGAACAAGGTCTGCGTGGAGCCCCAGCAGCTGTGCGACGGGGAAGACAACTGCGGGGACCTGTCTGATGAGAACCCACTCACCTGTG GCCGCCACATAGCCACCGACTTTGAGACAGGCCTGGGCCCATGGAACCGCTCGGAAGGCTGGTCCTGGAACCACCGCGCTGGTGGTCCTGAGCGCCCCTCCTGGCCACGCCGTGACCACAGCCGGAACAGTGCACAGG GCTCCTTCCTGGTCTCCGTGGCCGAGCCTGGCACCCCTGCTATACTCTCCAGCCCCGAATTCCAAGCCTCAGGCACCTCCAACTGCTCG CTGGTCTTCTATCAGTACCTGCGTGGGTCTGAGGCTGGCTGCCTCCAGCTGTTCCTGCAGACTCTGGGGCCCAGCACCCCCCGGGCCCCCGTCCTGCTGCGGAGGCGCCGAGGGGAGCTGGGGACCGCCTGGGTCCGAGACCGTGTTGACATCCAGAGCGCCCACCCCTTCCAG ATCCTCCTGGCCGGGCAGACAGGCCCGGGGGGCGTCGTGGGTCTGGACGACCTCATCCTGTCTGACCACTGCAGACCAGTCTCGG AGGTGTCCACCCTGCAGCCACTGCCTCCTGGGCCCCGggccccagccccccagcccctgccgCCCAGCTCGCGGCTCCAGGATTCCTGCAAGCAGGGGCATCTTGCCTGCGGGGACCTGTGTGTGCCCCCGGAACAACTGTGTGACTTCGAGGAGCAGTGCGCAGGGGGCGAGGACGAGCAGGCCTGCG GCACCACAGACTTTGAGTCCCCCGAGGCCGGGGGCTGGGAGGACGCCAGCGTGGGGCGGCTGCAGTGGCGGCGTGTCTCAGCCCAGGAGAGCCAGGGGTCCAGTGCAGCTGCTGCTG GGCACTTCCTGTCTCTGCAGCGGGCCTGGGGGCAGCTAGGCACTGAGGCCCGGGTCCTCACACCCCTCCTTGGCCCTTCTGGCCCCAGCTGTGAGCTCCACCTGGCTTATTATTTACAGAGTCAGCCCCGAG GCTTCCTGGCACTAGTTGTGGTGGACAGCGGCTCCCGGGAACTGGCATGGCAGGCCCTGAGCAGCAGTGCAGGCATCTGGAAGGTGGACAAGGTCCTTCTAGGGGCCCGCCGCCGGCCCTTCCGG CTGGAGTTTGTCGGTTTGGTGGACTTGGATGGCCCTGACCAGCAGGGAGCTGGGGTGGACAACGTGACCCTGAGGGACTGTAGCCCCACAGTGACCACCGAGAGAGACAGAG aggtCTCCTGTAACTTTGAGCGGGACACATGCAGCTGGTACCCAGGCCACCTCTCAGACACACACTGGCGCTGGGTGGAGAGCCGCGGCCCTGACCACGACCACACCACAGGCCAAG GCCACTTTGTGCTCCTGGACCCCACAGACCCCCTGGCCTGGGGCCACAGTGCCCACCTGCTCTCTAGGCCCCAGGTGCCAGCAGCACCCATGGAGTGTCTCAGCTTCTGGTACCACCTCCATGGGCCCCAGATTG GGACTCTGCGCCTAGCCATGAGACGGGAAGGGGAGGAGACACACCTGTGGTCGCGgtcaggcacccagggcaaccgcTGGCACGAGGCCTGGGCCACCCTTTCCCACCAGCCTGGCTCCCATGCCCAGTACCAG CTGCTGTTCGAGGGCCTCCGGGACGGATACCACGGCACCATGGCGCTGGACGATGTGGCCGTGCGGCCAGGCCCCTGCTGGGCCCCTAATTACTGCTCCTTTGAGGACTCAGACTGCGGCTTCTCCCCTGGAGGCCAAGGTCTCTGGAGGCGGCAGGCCAATGCCTCGGGCCATGCTGCCTGGGGCCCCCCAACAGACCATACCACTGAGACAGCCCAAGGTATGGGGGCCTGGCAGGGGCAGGGATTGAGGGGCTGGCCAGGGGCTGGCAGGCTGATGCTGGCACCTCCAGGGCACTACATGGTGGTGGACACAAGCCCAGACGCACTACCCCGGGGCCAGACGGCCTCCCTGACCTCCAAGGAGCACAGGCCCCTGGCCCAGCCTGCTTGTCTGACCTTCTGGTACCACGGGAGCCTCCGCAGCCCAG GCACCCTGCGGGTCTACCTGGAGGAGCGCGGGAAGCACCAGGTGCTCAGCCTCAGTGCCCACGGCGGGCTTGCCTGGCGCCTGGGCAGCGTGGACGTGCAGGCCGAGCGAGCCTGGAGG GTGGTGTTTGAGGCAGTGGCCGCAGGCGTGGCACACTCCTACGTGGCTCTGGATGATCTGCTCCTCCAGGACGGGCCCTGCCCTCAGCCAGGTGGGAGCCCTGCCGTGGCCTCGGCCCTGCTCTGGGGCGCCTGCCTAGCCCTTTCCCTTCGTAGTCGTGGTGCCCAGGGCTTGGGCCGTGGGGCAGCACCACTCACCCACCCATGTCCTGCAGGTTCCTGTGATTTTGAGTCTGGCCTGTGTGGCTGgagccacctggcctggcccGGCCTGGGCGGATACAGCTGGGACTGGGGCGGGGGAGCCACCCCCTCTCGTTACCCCCAGCCCCCTGTGGACCACACCCTGGGCACAGAGGCAG GCCACTTTGCCTTCTTTGAAACGGGCGTGCTGGGCCCCGGGGGCCGGGCCGCCTGGCTGCGCAGCGAGCCTCTGCcggccaccccagcctcctgcctccgCTTCTGGTACCACATGGGTTTTCCTGAGCACTTCT ACAAGGGGGAGCTGAAGGTGCTGCTGCACAGTGCTCAGGGCCAGCTGGCTGTGTGGGGCGCAGGCGGGCATCGGCGGCACCAGTGGCTGGAGGCCCAGGTGGAGGTAGCCAGTGCCAAGGAGTTCCAG ATCGTGTTTGAAGCCACTCTGGGCGGCCAGCCAGCCCTGGGGCCCATTGCCCTGGATGACGTGGAGTATCTGGCCGGGCAGCATTGCCAGCAGCCTGCCCCCAGCCCGG GGAACACAGCCGCACCCGGGTCTCTGCCAGCTGTGGTTGGCAGTGCCCTCCTATTGCTCATGCTCCTGGTGCTGCTGGGACTTGGGGGACGGCGCTGGCTGCAGAAGAGGGGGAGCTGCCCCTTCCAGAGCAACACAGAGGCCACAGCCCCCGGCTTTGACAACATCCTTTTCAATGCG gATGGTGTCACCCTCCCGGCATCTGTCACCAGCGATCCGTAG